The Fusarium keratoplasticum isolate Fu6.1 chromosome 4, whole genome shotgun sequence genome contains the following window.
TGATAGTATTCGAAAACGGTTTTGTAGAGGCGAGCGCCATTGCCCTTGCCCTGGAAAGGAGGCAAGATGATGAACTGAGACAGGCGTGTTCTGCAGGGAAGCTCTGAGAGGTCCAGATCGCCTGTTGGCAGCTCCCAGTCACCCTTTGGCGACGCCGGAGGCGTTGGGGGCCTGAAGTAGTAGAATCGGAAGAGAGTTGCGTAGCCGACAAAAACATATGTGCTCGTTTCTGCAACCGTTTCCTTCTTGTATagcgagaagaaggtccATCGGTCGGCATCGGACAGATCAATCTCCCCAGAATCCAGGTCCTGGCCAATATAGCTACCTCCGTCGATGAAGAATGGGACCAAGATTTGCAGGCGACTGTTGAGCTGCTGAACTGCTTGGTCGGCCAGGTTTCCGCGCCAGATCTCGTACTGGCCGTCGGGCGCATCGATGGTCGTGTGCAGAGTGCCGGGAGGCGTCCAGTTGTCGCTCATCTGCTTGGAGCTGTCCTCAAAGTCGCTCGCCTTGGCAAAGGCGACTGTGTATGATTAGTATTTTACCATTCAAGGCAGACAAGACATGACATACTCTTGGGCAGGTGGTGGCCCTCTTCCAAAACCGCCTTCACATCTACTGGCTCGGGTCCGCCAAcagccttgaacttgctgCTGTAGGATGTTTTCAGGTGCGGTCGCATGTCATTAGCGCGGTACCGCAGGTTGACCTTTAGGTCTTTGTACCCAAAGATctgctcatcctccccgAAGAAAGAGTGGGTGAAACTAGGGTTGAATGCCGCGATAGTGGTAAGGCCAGTCTTTGATGGCGCCATCAAGCTGATGCGAATCGCTTCGTTGGCGTTGCTGAGCCCTTGAATTGAAGTCAGCACCATTGATTGCGCAAACGAAGCAGCGCGGGAGCTAGAGAGATACTTACACTCCTCAGCATTAGGCAAGCTAGCCATGATGTCGTCTACCGTCCTCTATTGTAATATCGATTCAATAAAAGGGTCGCAGAGCGTATGCGACACGATGCAAGAAGGCGACGATTGGGAATGAAGAATTGCGATGGATGCGCCTCCGTTGCTGGAGTGAGTGTTCGGAAACTTGACCTACCCAAACGCGCTTGCCAGGGAGATGAAGCGCGCGTCTCACGCGATTCAATTAAGCCTAGCCAGGTACACTTTTGCGCCCCAAATTTAAGGCCGCTTTTCAGAGATCGGGTTCGCGCCTGCCTCAAATGGCGCCAGAGAATGACGTAATATCACCCTTGAACAGTACGTACCTGGCGAACCCTGAGCCGGTCGGCCCGTGCCCCTGGGAATCGCAAAGCAAATGTCAGTCAAGACTCTATCCTGGACTGGCCATCTTCAGGCTTCCATCTCGCAAGCAACTCGTTAACCATGCGACTCGAGCCTTCGCCATGTTACACATCACAAGTAGTTCGTCGCCCGTCGGCTCCGCAATCTTCTCATGTCTTGCGCTACTAGTCATCtctctcgtcgtcctcctcatcttaCGATACTATCTCCCCCTCCGAACGACTCCGGCTTTTTATCTCCTccccatcttcttcgcccttTGGCTGCCCTCGATAGTCGTCATCCTCGTACCGATTGATCTTGCCTCGAGTGCGACCACTGGAGATGAGGCAACAAGAGGAATATGGCTCCCTGAGCGAGTCCTTCTGGTATCATGGCGCATCACTTACTGGCTGACCTTTGCATTGACTTGGTAGGACACATTTCCGGATCTGACTGTAAATTTGGCTGACTAGGTTTTTAGGTTCATCCTCCCCATCCTCGCCGAATATGCTGATGCAGGATATCGAGAACCATACGATAAATTCATGTACTCGGTTCGCAGCAATGCGATGTTTCACGCCATTGTCCTGAGCCTCGGATCGGTCGGTCTTATCTACGTCTTCGTCTACTATGGATTCAACTTCACTTCCGTCAAGGCGCTTGTCATGGCTCTTGCATACTGTTGGGGATTGATCCTCGCCATCTATCTGATGGGTCACGGGTTGGTGTCGATTCCGCGCCGCCTCATGCGTGGCGCAAGCATAAGCGGACGATTGCGACGCCTTCAGAGCAAAGCCCCCAAAGTCTATGAGCAGATGGAGGACTCGATCGCGAATCTCGAAGATATCGAAGTGCaggttgttgagcttgggcgGCGCAAGACAGGCagcgccttggccttccGCGACTGGATCGAAGAACTGCAAGAGATGGCCAACATTCCCGAATCTCAACCCCGACCATCGCGATTCGGCACTGGCACCGATAGCGCCATCATCCCGCATGTCATCACCGAAAAATATCTCGCCGATCTCACCAGAAAGTATGTGCGCGCGAGGCATACTCGATCCCGATACGTCAACGCCTGGAGCGAGCTCGTTCAGGAAGCGGCCGAGACACAGAATATTTTGGACTCTGCAGGatccaagaagcttgaaCTCGGCGATGTTTCACCTCATGCCGGGTTCTGGGAAAAGATGGTGATACTGACTCCATATACCCGGTACCTGTACTACTACCATCTGCTGCCATACGGGcaggttcttcttggcttgtTCCTGGCGGCAGCATCGGCCTGTATCGTTTGGTCCGAGTTTGTCAAGATCGCGTTCCCCAAGTTGTCAGTCATCAGACTAACCGTCGTGCACCACTGGGttggcgacaaggccgaggttggGTTCGCTGGTCAAGTCATCTCATCGCTTTGGATCTGCTACATGTGCGCAGCTGCTCTCATCTCGATGaccgaggtcaaggtctGGCGCGGCCGGGCTCTCGTCCGTCGCAACACGGCTCATGAATCGGCCTTTTGGTACGCCATGCAGGTGGCCAAGCTCACTATCCCCATCTCGTACAACTTCGTGACCTTCTTATCCAAGGACGTCTACAACAAGACCACCTTCTACAAGTTCCTGGGTGTACTGGTCGACTTTACACCACTGGGTCGCTATTTCGATGATCTCTTCCCTGTTCTGGTATTGTTCCCTGTCTTTGCCACCCTGTTTGGTATCTATGGCAGAGTCAAGAGGATCTTTGTGGGAATGGACgtgatggatgatgaagaggacaaCGCTGCTGGTTATGGCACCGGCTCCTGGCGCGAAGGCCGAGATCTCATTTCTCGGGAACTGGGAGGAAACACTCTCTTCCACCGCCGAGAGGATGCCCTCGCCAGAATAGCGGCAACAGGTACCTCGGGAGGCAGATCCGCTCCAGTGCTGTCTATTCCCTCTGCTCACGGCGCCGCCTCCTCACCTGCTCGATCGCCCGCTCGACCGGCCACCACGACTCGGGTACGGACATCAGCCTTTGGCCCTCACTGGAATGACGAACCACCAGAGGACGACAATATCTTCCAGATTCTGGGTCACCGCATGAAGAACACGTTCGACACCATCGAGGGGCCCAAGTGGTTCCATGATATGAAGAAGCCCAAGTGGATGGgaggtgacgatgatgacgccgGTGCTGATTCTTCTTCTGGGTCCGGGCCAGACTTTCGCAGATGGTTTGGAGGTGGCTCGAGTGAAGGCCAGATCCGCATCTAAGAGTCATTTTTACACATGGGCGGCGCAAGGTCTGTTTTTCTTAAAAAATAGGGATCCTCTTTTTTTATTCTGTTTGGATACACCGGCATGCTTTTCCCTTGATAGAGTCGGTCTAGGGCTAACAGCATTGCTCTGGAGTTTTTGGTCAAACCGTTTAACGTATCGAAGCTCGAGCAGAAAGACGCTGATGTGTTTATGCGGATTATGCGGAGTGCAATATATGGGTTAATGTTGACGTTTTATGGAGCTGGGATAGCGGTAATGTGAGATGTTCATAGGTAGTCAATTGTGTAAAAGGCATATATATTTCATCATATTCGTAAAAAGCCGGTCCGTGTCTATGAAGTGAAGTCGTCCATGTCGTGGTGCATGGTGCATGAATCTGTTCGTCAAAGTCGTAAAGTATCGTCGTATCCAAGGTGTAACAAGGCCACCCAAACAGAAAACAAATAATTCTTCCCGTCACCTTGGTTTCAAGGCTTTGGGGGCGGGTTGGCCGTGTTCCAGGTATTAGCCTTGCTCATGGTCCGCTTGCGCAAGGCAAACATGATCTCCTTTTCCATCTTGTCAATGTTCTTCTCCAGGTCCGCGTCGTCCTTCTTGTGCTGCTCCCGGCGACGCCTGTCGAGGTACATCCAGCACCCCACGATGAGAGCCGTAACAGGGACCGTTATAGCGAAGTAGACCCAGAGTTGGATAGAAACGACGGGGTCGGCATCTAAGAAGCATTGTTAGCAGAAAGGATGTGTAGAGGAGGGTGGTAAGATCAAACCTCTTCCAAAATCAAAGAATGTCATGCTAAAGACAGAGGCGAGATATGTTCCTGGGAGAAAGAGGGCACCCATTAGAGACAGAGTTTTCATGGCTGTGCTGTCCCGCTTGCTGGCGTGAGCTATTCTCCTCTGTTCTCCGGCGATCTCGAGATTGAGCCGTGCCTCACGCTGCGACATAATGTTATAAAGCTATCTCAAAAGTCAGTAGTGTTCCACAACccaaggatggcgagggcatACCGCTTCGCGTTGGACCTTGAGCCTTTCCAGAGTTGTATGGATATAGTTCTCCAATCCCGTAAGCTTCACCTTGTAAAAGTCAAGCCGAGCCACCATGCTCCGATGCagcttgtcgagttccttgcGCTGCTTGCGTTCAGCTTCACACATATCCTCGCTTGCAGTTGTGTTCCACAGATAACGAAAGTTCTCCAtagccttctccatctccttggcaagggCCATGTACGCCTGGGGTCGCTTCCACATGACGTTGCCGTGGCATTCGACGAGGTCACGGTTCAATCCGTCAACGTCTATGAGGCCGTCCTGGAAATACTGCTcttgctcctcgacctcgttTCGTAGACTGACGGCGTTTTCGAGTCGGCGAAGCCAGTGTCGCGCTTTGCGCTGCTTGTTATCATTCTCTGGAGAGAGATCGTaggagaggatgatgatggggagcAGCATTGGGTGGCCGACCTCAGCAGCGCAGGCTTGGAGGTGGACGAGGGTCTTTTCGACCTCAGAGCTGGGGGTTcccttgatgaagccagTAGTTATGCCGGTCTTGAATGAGTAGGATAGGAGCATCTCCCAGCCGCGCGttttgcccttcttgagcaCATCTGACTTGCGGTGGATGATTTCTATCAACAATGTTAATAAGAAGCCCTTTCATGAAAGTCAATATAACTCACGCAAGTGAgggtcatcgtcatcttggtcgtATGCGCACCAGAAGAAGGGTCCGACCACTGATGTCGTCTCGATGCCGCGAAAGGGCAGCCTCATCTCACGAACCATGGATGCGTACCTATCGCAAGGTAGCGAGATGACCTTTGACAAAAAGGTGTCGTTGTGTTTAGCATTCTTCTGAACTCTGTGAAAATGGCGTTAATTGGCATTGTCTCATCGTGTCCAGCATCCAAGGCGAGCTCACATTAACCGAACACCACTCAGTAGTTTGGTGCCATGTCGCAGGTTGTCTGGTGGTGCAAAAGCGCCCTGTTTTCATCAGCTTGGGATCTTCACAAGGTCTTGGCAGCTTGTCACTTACCTTCCGATGCAAAAAATTGTCAAACTCGTCATCTGGTAAAGGGTGCTCCTCGCAAGAATTATAAAAGGGATCCTGACGCAGATTAGATATGCTGGATGCATGACAGCTGAGTGACATACCGAATAATTGAAGATCTCGACGTAACCCGTGTCCTCGTAAACAGTGCGACATTCATTGACATAATACCGGAACATATAATCGTCCATGGCGATTCTGAGAGCTGCCTCGATATCAATGTCGCTGCTGaaagtcgtcgtcgtcgctggacGCGTCTTCAAAGCGCCACCGCTTCAACTAGCCTGGGCCTGGTTCCGTCGAGCTAGTCGTTGCTTGGCGACGAGTATAATTGCGGAGGCGGCGACGCAAgggttgaggaagagaggttgaagggaagggaagggacAAAGAATCGGTGAGAGGGAGGTACAGCACAGTATGGATGCAATGTCAGGATGACATTTGATAATCCTAGGCCCCGACAATCaatatttttttttccttctgcTCCCTCGGGTCTCCAATCCCCCCGAGTCGGCCGCTAACCCAGCCAGATCCAGACCTTGTCCGGCCTCTTTTTAAGCGGCCTCTTCAGCTGGCAGAAAGGTACCTGAAGGAAGGGATCGTCCGTAAATGAATGGGTCTGTGCCTGGGATCGAATGCGAGTATTACCAACTGCGTCGTAGTAGTGACAATTGGTCTTCCAGGGTGTCTCGAGTGTCGAGGTTggtcatccatcccatcccccgCCCAGCCCCGTGACTTTCTGCCTCAGCGAGACATCCATCCAGCCAGGTGCAAGTGCAAGTGCTACTGCGTTCCAGTTCACTCCTCCTTCTTATGGCGGTCCGTCCCGTCCGCTCCACGATCCCCGCCAAAACCTCAGGTCGATAAACCCCCATTGGTATGAATCCATTGGCATTCTGCAATAATTCACACTCGCACAACAAGAATTAGGTAGCAACTAGGGATGCATTGATACTTGTTAATGCTGTTTCTATATCCTACTTGAATAGGTAATAGACATGCTGTCTCCAATCGCACAGTCGTCACCCCCAGTAGTCCAACTCTTCCGTGTTTCCAACACAACCTTCATAGACAGCCTCACCCTTTTCACCTCACTATCCGCAAGGCCCATCCCCAACCCAGGAACGTAGTCATACAAGAACCCATCCATATACTCCAGCAAGCACATCCTTAAAACTCCGTAAAGAGGTGTCCAAATCTGGAGCTTGTGTTAGCACATGTAACCAACTACCACACTTGTCTTCACTTACTCATCTGTTCCTCCTGTCTGGCCATATTTCTCTGGGTCTTCAGGGTATCGGTCAAACTGGCTAGCGTCACCCgcaccagccttgactgGCGGCGTGTATGGCGCATCGATATCCTTTCTAGCCAGGCGATCCCAAGTAACTTCGGCGAACCAGGGGTGATTCTTCACATCGGCAGGTCCGCCGTACAGGTTGCCCAATCGCTTTGTCAAATCGGCCGTGATCAGGCGCTCCAGGAGATTCTGGGCATCTGCATTGACGTACGCTGGAtacttgaccttgcccttgagaatgTTTTCGTAGATCTTCATCGGAGATCCACTGTCCCAGAAGGGCGTGTATCCGCAGAGCATTTCATATATCAGGATGCCCAATGACCACCTAATGCGCGCACATCCATGTTAGCCTCGTTCCCCCCAATTGTGCACTTATCCACTCACCAATCCACAGACTTGTTGTATCCCTTGTTAGAGACGACTTCGGGGGCCAGGTAGTCGGGCGTGCCACACAGCGTCCATGTCTTGTCGGGCACTCGCTTCGCAAAGCCGAAATCTGTAATCTTGAGGTGGCCGTGTCGGTCAAGGAGCAGATTTTCTGGTTTCAGGTCTCGGTAGATGACGTTCTTGGAGTGCAGGTACTCCAACGCTAGCGTCACCTCGGCGGCGTAGAACTTGGCAACTGGGTTCGGGAAACGCTTGAGAACATGTTAGCAGACTCTCCTTCAAGTCGCATTCGCAAGACCTACCCCCGACTTCCTGAGGAGCGAAAAGAGCTCGCCTCCTTCAACAAAATCCATCACCATGTATAAGTTCTTGATGTCTTGGAACGTGCCCCACAGAGTGATGAGGAAGGGATGCTTGACATCTGCCAGCATTCGTCGCTCGTCGTTGGTGTGCTCGACCTGCTTCATCTTGACGACTtgggccttcttgagcaCCTTGACTGCATAGAAACGTTGGTTGTGCTTCGATTGGACCAGATGGACTCGGCCGAAGCTACCAGTTCCAAGTGTCCTCAAGATATCGAAATCACCCAACGAGTACTTGCCCTTGGTGACGCGCATCTGTGATCCGTTgctgggctgctgctgatggttCGCCTGGTGCTGTTGCGGTTGcgcctgttgctgctgctgctgttggggCTGAGcttgctgctgttgcggTTGCATCGTCGGCTGAGGCATggcctgctgctgttgttgatgaaggacTGCGGGATCGGTGCCGGGGCTGACCGTCTGCGCGGATCGAGCTTCTATAGTTGATAGGTATTGCGAATTGGGCTGGCCGTTGTTGGCATAGGAGTTGCCCTGGGCATCgtgttgatgctgctgaggcGGATTGATGAGGTTAGTGATGCTTGGTAGGTTCTGCGGGTCGTGGTGCATCGCATTGCCCGTGACGTACGGGGGCTGCTGAACGTTGACCGAGTTCATCGTCTGCTGTCGCTCGGCGTCGCTGACTGCCGCCGTCTGCTGCGCCGGAGCAGAAGGCGGATTGGACTGAGGCGCGGTGCCTGCCTGGGCGTCgggctgttgttgaggttggtgTTGCGGCTGCTGGGCGCTGGTGTTGGTCTGGGCAGCTGGCACCGAggtcgagttcctcgaggTTCGAGGCAGTAGCGACGAGCCAAaagccttggagatggactTTGATCTGGAAGTTGGCGTGACAGGGCTGGTTGGATTTGAGGCCGGATCAGAGTTACCCTCTCTGGTCCGCTTTTTCTTGAGGAACCCCAGGGAAGGCATAGGGTAGTAGTGTGACGGAtggaggaaggggagggggagggagatgTGAGAGAAgcggggaggagaggagaggcagAATGGACCCAAAGTGAGGGAGGACTGGACTCTTGCAGATCACACCGTTTGCCGGATCAGTCGGTGGTGGGTAATGGCGATGGGGAGAGGGCGAAAGAGGGTGGGCGTAAGTCAGGTAGGCGTGGGCGTGGGAACCGGCGTTTGAATGGCGATTGATGAAAGGCCTAAGGTAACTTGGTTTCCTCTGAGGAAAGAGAGTCCAGTCAGTACGTTGCCGCAGCGGTAGAAGGGCGGCGCCGCCTTGGAAGGATTCGAGCTGGTTAGGTGGTTTCGTGCTTCCCAGGAGCCAGCAAGAGGTCAGTGAGCTCGTCTCTGGCGCAGCCTAGCCTCTAAATGGAGCTCTCGAGTTCAGGGACAGAAGGTAACAGCTGCAGGAGTGGGCAGCGCCGGACCAGGGCAGGGGTGGGCGTCAGAGCTGGCTGAGTCCTAGGTCTGGGTCTCTAACAAGCTTGTGGGGGAGCTctcagcttcagctgctaaggccagcaacaacaacaatcaACCTGGCAGAGGGGATTGCCCTGGATACAAGAGGGGTGACGGCCGGGGTTTGGCGTGGTGCTGATGCGAACAAAGACTTCAAGAGCTTGGCACATTCCACCACGACAACAATTGACGGAACAGCTCCTGAGAAAAGAGGAATTGACGGTGGCTGACGAGTGGGGGAGTCTGTCTGTTGGTCTGTGTTCTGCGTGCGTTGCGTTACGTCTGCGTCCTGTGTGTCGCGCGCTGTTTGAACGACGAAACGACGGGGTCTTGCCGATTGACTTGTCCCTCCTCAATGGATCTGGGTCCGTATGAGATGTAGTACTGTACGTACAGTAGTATGGTATGGTGACGGTTGCGAACAAGGTTTACCACGCTATGGTGATGTAGTGAAGCTTGCGCCAGTAAAAGGCACCCCTCTTTTATGATGGGATCAGCGATTGCGCACTGGGCTGATGGGCGCAGATGATGTCCTTTGCTCGCTTATGCTCTCTCGCTCGCCTGCTGGAGCTCGGTCAAGATGGGGCGTTTGAGAGCCGGCCGTCTAGTGGCAATTGGTCGATGGGCGATCTGCAGGTCTAGCAAGCAGTAGTCGAGGGTCAACAAGACGGACACGggagagggcgagaagagacGAGAGCGAGAGGGGAGGAAACAAAGggcgatgatgtcgtcgttCAGGTAGAGTGGGACGGCACCCGCGCGGCGCCTCGGACAACTGTGGCGGGCCTGGACGAGATAGGTGCGGAATTGGCCAGAGTTCAAAGTCAGGAAGTAGAAGAGAGTTCGAGGGGACAAAAGTCGAAAGGTGTGATATGACGGGAAGAGCTGGGTATAgggaggatggaagaagagTTCAATCCATGTGGTAGAGAGATGGCAATGGATGGAATGGAAGggagagcttctccaggatgaagacgacgacgacctgAGCTCACTTCTGATGGAGAATGGATCCAATGGAGCTCTCCAGCAACCTAGGTTAGTTAGGTtccgagatggatggtgtgGGTTTGGCGGGGTTGAGTCTAGTGAGGAGGTGAGTGAGGTGAGGCCATGGGTGAGAATGACGGGAGCTTCCACACTCTTTGACTCGTCTCGCCGCGCTACGCCGCGACCGGAATACGACTAGGCCCAGCCCCAGCTTTGAGAGCTCCCATCATTCATCACCGTGACAGAAGCTCTCAAAACCCGGCTCAGGCCTAGTCTAACTAGTGCGCGCCCGCAGGACCGGGCATTGAGTTCCTGAAGCCGGTGGAATGCAGATTTGCTGCTTTCAGGTCCCCTCGAGGAACGAGACTCGCGTGTAAGACGCCTCGaggatgggcatgggcattCGAGGTCGATACTCTCATGTAGATGTTTGTTCAGTGAAAAGAAATGTCTGGCCCCTGGTCGACCGCCAAGCCCAGATGCCGAATGCATCATCGAGGGCCATACTGTTCCCAGTCCGGGACAGATCCTAAGTAGATAGGATAAGGCTCAGGATCACATGGACCACATAGTACAATTGGGCAGTCTAAAAGGAAGCTGTGGCCGCGGGTAAGTTTATGAATCAATTACCCTGAATCTCTTCGTTAGCAATCCCGATTTCATACGTCAATGGCCAATTTGCTGCCATTGACGCCATCAGACTCACATTGATAGTCAGTCAACCACCTCATTCCATTTATTGCGCTAGGATCTATTATCAGCCGTCATTGCAGAGGACAGGCCTCGATTAGAGGGTTATCGGCAGTTGATTTTACTCTGGTTCCTGCATTGGCCGAGGCGATAGAATTTGGTATCACGGGCGACAGCCGAAACTCAGTGCAAGACATGGAGTTTTCCATAACATGGGTGTTTCTCAAGTTTGACGCCCCGATCAGCTTCTGGTTGGTTTGGTTAACCTGGATAACTACCTGAAATACATAGACGGATAGGTTCATTGTCCCATCTTTCCTCTCAGCCAGATACCCAAATTAGAAGGGCTCCCCCCCCCAAGGCCACTTTGATCGACGATGGATCGCAAAAATGGCGAAGGTGGCGGCTGTCTTTCTGTTCCTGCAGTACTTCGACCTGACCTAGTAGTTCTCTTCCTTCCATCAAGCCCCTGACAGAAGTAACCCAAAATGAACTTCACGTGCGGGCATTCTCAATCAGAGCCACCACCTCGAAAACACATGGAAGAGAAAACGTGGGTTCCATAGATCCCGTGCCAATATCAACTCAGCCGTTCGGCTCCCCTTTTCAGTGAGGCCACTCTGCCCCTGATTCCGTCATTTTGTCTTACCCTGAAGAGGGCCGTTTGCGACTGAAGGCTGGATTTCACGAGAACACGGATTGAGCAAAATTTACTGATTTATGAATACTGAGTACATCGACAACAAAGCACGAAACTTGGGGTTGATTTGTGTTGGTGGCTTAATGTTTGTGTTAAAACAAGGTCTGTTCCGTGATATATACACACGCATCCCCCACTGGTGACCCCTTATTTGAAGCAACCCACAGCTAACAGTCCCGGCACGATTAGATCAACAACCTTCCGACTGCCCTCATTCTCACGATCTCAATCCAATAAATAAAAGCAACAAAAGAACTGATTTATTTTTCAGATGGTATGTCACAGTGCTCCACCGGCTGGTAGCCCATCTCACCACTCTCGGTTTCCTACTCAAATACAAAAAAGGAAATATAGATGATGCCGTCTTCCCAAGCGGAGACGTGTCTGTCTTACGTTCACCCATCAACGCGTTTCCATCTGCCCGTTCCCCGATCCGCATCCACGCCCGTATGTGAGTGCCAGCCCACCAAATTAGAACCGGTgcgacttggccttggctcggTAGGCCGTCCAGCCGACGTAGGCGCCGCCGacaacgatgatgaagaggataaTCTTGGTGAAGAACCATGTCCAGCTACCGCCCTCCTTCTGAACgttgctcttgctgctgctcttgcgGCCCTTGTTCTTACCACCAGGGGACgccttgttgctgctgccaggCTGAGTGTACAGGTTCTTGGCCGAGACTGAGATGATGTCGTGGTTGTCACTAAGCTCACCAGTCTCGGCAGTGAAGCCGACGTAGGCAATGTTGGGGATCGCAGGGGGCTCGTCCAGCTCAAAGCAAGTCTGCCACTCGTCCTCAACCTTGTACTGGAGCTCCAGCTTGAGCTGCTTGTCCTGGAAGTAGGTCAGGCGCATCTTGGTGGGGATGCTCGCATGTCGGATGCCGCGCGCCGAGCAGCCAGCGAGCTCGGTGTGCTTTCCGTCGTTGGACTTGTCGTACGTGGTCTGGCCGTCGCCGTGCATGGCCATGACATAGGGGAACACAACGCCGGGGCGGTTGTTCTTGTAGGTGTCGACAAAGATTCCGAGACCCTCAAACTTGTCCGGTCCACCAAATACGGTTCCCTGCTGGGCTCGCTGGCGGGTGATCCACATGGC
Protein-coding sequences here:
- a CDS encoding Histone acetyltransferase type B catalytic subunit, with translation MASLPNAEEWLSNANEAIRISLMAPSKTGLTTIAAFNPSFTHSFFGEDEQIFGYKDLKVNLRYRANDMRPHLKTSYSSKFKAVGGPEPVDVKAVLEEGHHLPKIAFAKASDFEDSSKQMSDNWTPPGTLHTTIDAPDGQYEIWRGNLADQAVQQLNSRLQILVPFFIDGGSYIGQDLDSGEIDLSDADRWTFFSLYKKETVAETSTYVFVGYATLFRFYYFRPPTPPASPKGDWELPTGDLDLSELPCRTRLSQFIILPPFQGKGNGARLYKTVFEYYHKHEQTHEFTVEDPNEAFDLLRDICDLQFLKGMPEFCNLRLDTDVTIPKKGTLPKLIVGSDQLETIRLKAKIAPRQFGRVLEMYLMSQLPESVQPTMAIDEKRPAPTKADKHQLRVWKLIAKQRLYRHNKDFLAQIEPHERIERLDDTLDGVGLEYARILAACERSAKNAQAEPKNGKRKLQEENGEGSSSKKARVEDA
- a CDS encoding putative lysosomal cobalamin transporter; the protein is MLHITSSSSPVGSAIFSCLALLVISLVVLLILRYYLPLRTTPAFYLLPIFFALWLPSIVVILVPIDLASSATTGDEATRGIWLPERVLLVSWRITYWLTFALTWFILPILAEYADAGYREPYDKFMYSVRSNAMFHAIVLSLGSVGLIYVFVYYGFNFTSVKALVMALAYCWGLILAIYLMGHGLVSIPRRLMRGASISGRLRRLQSKAPKVYEQMEDSIANLEDIEVQVVELGRRKTGSALAFRDWIEELQEMANIPESQPRPSRFGTGTDSAIIPHVITEKYLADLTRKYVRARHTRSRYVNAWSELVQEAAETQNILDSAGSKKLELGDVSPHAGFWEKMVILTPYTRYLYYYHLLPYGQVLLGLFLAAASACIVWSEFVKIAFPKLSVIRLTVVHHWVGDKAEVGFAGQVISSLWICYMCAAALISMTEVKVWRGRALVRRNTAHESAFWYAMQVAKLTIPISYNFVTFLSKDVYNKTTFYKFLGVLVDFTPLGRYFDDLFPVLVLFPVFATLFGIYGRVKRIFVGMDVMDDEEDNAAGYGTGSWREGRDLISRELGGNTLFHRREDALARIAATGTSGGRSAPVLSIPSAHGAASSPARSPARPATTTRVRTSAFGPHWNDEPPEDDNIFQILGHRMKNTFDTIEGPKWFHDMKKPKWMGGDDDDAGADSSSGSGPDFRRWFGGGSSEGQIRI
- a CDS encoding CAMP-dependent protein kinase type 1; translation: MPSLGFLKKKRTREGNSDPASNPTSPVTPTSRSKSISKAFGSSLLPRTSRNSTSVPAAQTNTSAQQPQHQPQQQPDAQAGTAPQSNPPSAPAQQTAAVSDAERQQTMNSVNVQQPPYVTGNAMHHDPQNLPSITNLINPPQQHQHDAQGNSYANNGQPNSQYLSTIEARSAQTVSPGTDPAVLHQQQQQAMPQPTMQPQQQQAQPQQQQQQQAQPQQHQANHQQQPSNGSQMRVTKGKYSLGDFDILRTLGTGSFGRVHLVQSKHNQRFYAVKVLKKAQVVKMKQVEHTNDERRMLADVKHPFLITLWGTFQDIKNLYMVMDFVEGGELFSLLRKSGRFPNPVAKFYAAEVTLALEYLHSKNVIYRDLKPENLLLDRHGHLKITDFGFAKRVPDKTWTLCGTPDYLAPEVVSNKGYNKSVDWWSLGILIYEMLCGYTPFWDSGSPMKIYENILKGKVKYPAYVNADAQNLLERLITADLTKRLGNLYGGPADVKNHPWFAEVTWDRLARKDIDAPYTPPVKAGAGDASQFDRYPEDPEKYGQTGGTDEFGHLFTEF